A part of Streptomyces sp. NBC_01497 genomic DNA contains:
- the thpD gene encoding ectoine hydroxylase, which translates to MTTAPARPKDLYPTRGAAEVVTPRQDPVVWSVPDAPGPIEPAGLGAFERDGFLSIEQLVGPADVARFRTETERLITDPAIRADERSIVEPHSQEIRSVFEIHKISEVFASLVRDERVAGIARQILGSEVYVHQSRINLKPGFGASGFYWHSDFETWHAEDGMPNMRAVSVSIAMTENYDTNGGLMIMPGSHKSFLGCAGETPSDNYKRSLQMQDAGTPSDEALTRLADAHGIRLFTGAAGSATWFDCNCMHGSGDNITPYARSNVFIVFNSVENTAVEPYAAPVPRPEFIGSRDFTPVR; encoded by the coding sequence ATGACCACTGCCCCCGCCCGACCCAAGGACCTCTACCCGACACGCGGCGCCGCCGAAGTCGTCACCCCGCGCCAGGACCCGGTCGTCTGGTCCGTGCCGGACGCCCCTGGACCGATCGAGCCGGCCGGACTCGGCGCCTTCGAGCGCGACGGGTTCCTCTCGATCGAACAGCTGGTCGGACCCGCTGACGTGGCGCGGTTCCGCACCGAGACCGAGCGCCTGATCACGGACCCGGCGATTCGCGCCGACGAGCGCTCCATCGTGGAGCCCCACTCGCAGGAGATCCGGTCGGTCTTCGAGATCCACAAGATCAGCGAGGTGTTCGCCTCCCTCGTACGGGACGAGCGCGTCGCCGGGATCGCGCGGCAGATCCTCGGCTCCGAGGTGTACGTGCACCAGTCGCGCATCAACCTCAAGCCCGGGTTCGGCGCCTCCGGCTTCTACTGGCACTCCGACTTCGAGACCTGGCACGCCGAGGACGGCATGCCGAACATGCGGGCCGTGTCGGTGTCGATCGCGATGACCGAGAACTACGACACGAACGGCGGGCTGATGATCATGCCCGGCTCCCACAAGTCCTTCCTCGGGTGTGCGGGCGAGACACCGAGTGACAACTACAAGCGGTCGCTGCAGATGCAGGACGCGGGCACGCCGTCGGACGAGGCGCTGACCCGGCTCGCGGACGCGCACGGCATCCGGCTGTTCACCGGTGCCGCCGGCTCGGCGACCTGGTTCGACTGCAACTGCATGCACGGGTCCGGCGACAACATCACGCCGTACGCGCGCAGCAACGTCTTCATCGTGTTCAACAGCGTGGAGAACACGGCCGTGGAGCCGTACGCGGCTCCCGTACCGCGCCCGGAGTTCATCGGTTCGCGGGACTTCACCCCGGTACGGTGA
- a CDS encoding ectoine synthase codes for MIVRSFKDIENTDRHIKAASGTWESKRIVVAKEKVGFSLHETIMYAGTETSMWYANHIEAVLCVEGEAQVTDDETGEVHDIRPGTMYLLNGHEHHTVRPKSDFRVICVFNPPVTGREEHDENGVYPLLTED; via the coding sequence GTGATCGTCCGATCGTTCAAGGACATCGAGAACACCGACCGCCACATCAAGGCCGCGTCGGGCACCTGGGAGAGCAAGCGGATCGTCGTGGCCAAGGAGAAGGTCGGCTTCTCCCTCCACGAGACCATCATGTACGCCGGTACGGAGACGTCGATGTGGTACGCGAACCACATCGAGGCCGTGCTGTGCGTCGAGGGCGAGGCCCAGGTCACCGATGACGAGACCGGCGAGGTCCACGACATCAGGCCCGGCACGATGTACCTGCTCAACGGCCATGAGCACCACACCGTGCGGCCCAAGTCGGACTTCCGCGTCATCTGCGTGTTCAACCCGCCGGTGACCGGCCGCGAGGAGCACGACGAGAACGGCGTGTACCCGCTGCTGACCGAGGACTGA
- the ectB gene encoding diaminobutyrate--2-oxoglutarate transaminase — MTITPPALSVFETIESEVRSYCRGWPAVFDRAQGSRLTDEDGHTYLDFFAGAGSLNYGHNNPVLKRALIDYIERDGITHGLDMATTAKRAFLESFQNVVLRPRDLPYKVMFPGPTGTNAVESALKLARKVKERESVVSFTNAFHGMSLGSLAVTGNAFKRAGAGIPLVHGTPMPFDHYLDDQVPDFLWFERLLLDRGSGLNTPAAVIVETVQGEGGINVARPEWLRALSDLCRRHDMLLIVDDIQMGCGRTGPFFSFEEAGIVPDIVTVSKSISGYGLPMSLCLFRPELDIWEPGEHNGTFRGNNPAFVTAAAALNTYWADGQMEKQTIARGEQVEQALAGICAESAGGDAEFRGRGLVWGMEFHEKARASAVCRRAFELGLLLETSGPESEVVKLLPALTITPEELDEGLRTLERAVRDTAPVRAGAA, encoded by the coding sequence GTGACCATCACCCCGCCCGCCCTGAGTGTCTTCGAGACGATCGAGTCCGAGGTGCGCAGCTACTGCCGCGGCTGGCCTGCCGTCTTCGACCGCGCGCAGGGCAGCCGCCTCACCGACGAGGACGGTCACACGTACCTCGACTTCTTCGCCGGCGCCGGCTCACTGAACTACGGCCACAACAACCCCGTGCTGAAACGCGCGCTGATCGACTACATCGAGCGCGACGGCATCACGCACGGCCTCGACATGGCCACCACCGCGAAACGCGCGTTCCTGGAGTCGTTCCAGAACGTCGTCCTGCGCCCGCGCGACCTCCCGTACAAGGTCATGTTCCCGGGCCCGACCGGCACCAACGCCGTCGAGTCCGCGCTGAAGCTGGCCCGCAAGGTGAAGGAACGCGAGTCGGTGGTCTCGTTCACCAACGCGTTCCACGGCATGTCGCTCGGCTCCCTCGCCGTCACCGGCAACGCCTTCAAGCGGGCCGGCGCCGGCATCCCGCTGGTCCACGGCACGCCGATGCCGTTCGACCACTACCTGGACGACCAGGTGCCGGACTTCCTGTGGTTCGAGCGGCTGCTGCTGGACCGCGGCTCCGGCCTTAACACGCCCGCCGCCGTGATCGTCGAGACGGTGCAGGGCGAGGGCGGCATCAACGTGGCACGGCCCGAGTGGCTGCGCGCGCTGTCCGACCTGTGCCGGCGCCACGACATGCTGCTCATCGTGGACGACATCCAGATGGGGTGCGGCCGCACCGGCCCGTTCTTCTCCTTCGAGGAGGCCGGGATCGTCCCGGACATCGTGACGGTGTCGAAGTCGATCAGCGGCTACGGACTGCCGATGTCGCTGTGCCTGTTCCGGCCCGAGCTGGACATCTGGGAGCCCGGCGAGCACAACGGCACCTTCCGCGGCAACAACCCGGCGTTCGTGACCGCCGCCGCCGCGCTCAACACCTACTGGGCCGACGGGCAGATGGAGAAGCAGACCATCGCCCGCGGCGAGCAGGTGGAGCAGGCGCTCGCGGGGATCTGCGCGGAGAGCGCCGGCGGCGACGCCGAGTTCCGGGGCCGCGGCCTCGTGTGGGGTATGGAGTTCCACGAGAAGGCACGGGCGAGTGCCGTGTGCCGGCGCGCCTTCGAACTGGGGCTGCTGCTGGAGACGTCGGGCCCGGAGAGCGAGGTCGTCAAGCTGCTGCCGGCACTGACCATCACGCCGGAGGAGCTGGACGAGGGACTGCGGACACTGGAGCGCGCCGTACGGGACACCGCGCCCGTCCGGGCCGGCGCGGCCTGA
- the ectA gene encoding diaminobutyrate acetyltransferase has product MTAAQADLAGASSEFTSSSGSPGSFVIDTPRVEDGAAIWRIARDSEVLDLNSSYSYLLWCRDFAATSVVARDAAGAPMGFVTGYVRPQRSDVLVVWQVAVDDAHRGKGIAAALLDELTDRVVRDLGITGVETTVTPDNIPSDHMFTAYAARRGAVLDREVLFDGGLFPADGDVAHAPEVLYRIGPLTTG; this is encoded by the coding sequence ATGACCGCCGCACAAGCAGACCTTGCAGGGGCCAGTAGCGAATTCACCTCCTCCTCGGGTTCTCCGGGATCTTTCGTGATCGACACCCCACGAGTCGAGGATGGAGCCGCGATCTGGCGCATCGCCCGTGACTCCGAGGTACTCGACCTCAACTCCTCGTACAGCTACCTGCTGTGGTGCCGCGACTTCGCCGCGACGTCCGTCGTCGCGAGGGACGCCGCAGGCGCGCCGATGGGCTTCGTGACCGGTTACGTCCGGCCACAGCGGTCCGACGTGCTGGTCGTCTGGCAGGTCGCCGTGGACGACGCGCACCGCGGAAAGGGCATCGCCGCCGCCCTGCTCGACGAACTCACCGACCGGGTCGTCCGCGACCTCGGGATCACCGGGGTCGAGACGACCGTCACCCCCGACAACATCCCCTCGGACCACATGTTCACCGCGTACGCCGCACGCCGCGGCGCGGTGCTGGACCGCGAGGTCCTCTTCGACGGCGGGCTGTTCCCCGCGGACGGCGACGTCGCACACGCGCCCGAGGTCCTCTACCGCATCGGCCCGCTGACCACGGGCTGA
- a CDS encoding pyridoxal-phosphate-dependent aminotransferase family protein, which translates to MTHPAPATPPSNALLDLAPPTAAAFAAVERRVAALLDTGNDVVIMQGEALLPLEGCVKGAARPGSTALNVVTGPYGQTFGGWLRDCGARVHDLRVPFSGAVSAEQVERALAEHPETDFVSLVHAEAATGNTNPVAEIAEVVRAHGALLMLDAVASVAAEPLLPDAWGVDLCVIGAQKAMGGPAGVSAVSVSERAWARLADNPSAPRRSYLSLLDWKERWIDTGRRALPHAPAQLEMAALDACLARIERTGAAVVRERHARAAAATRAGVLALGGGFAPYVHEAVAAAPVATTLRTPAGVDASALVAKALAADPSLPLIAGGGALATRMIRVNHYGRDATAEAVTASLTALGDALAASAGADRDPLDTRAAARAVAEAWA; encoded by the coding sequence GTGACACACCCCGCGCCCGCCACGCCCCCGTCGAACGCCCTGCTGGACCTGGCGCCGCCGACCGCCGCCGCGTTCGCGGCCGTTGAGCGGCGGGTGGCCGCGCTGCTGGACACCGGCAACGACGTGGTGATCATGCAGGGTGAGGCGCTGCTGCCGCTCGAAGGATGCGTGAAGGGCGCCGCCCGTCCGGGCTCCACCGCGCTGAACGTCGTGACGGGGCCCTACGGGCAGACCTTCGGCGGCTGGCTGCGCGACTGCGGCGCGAGGGTGCACGACCTGCGGGTGCCGTTCTCCGGTGCGGTGAGCGCCGAGCAGGTGGAGCGCGCGCTCGCGGAGCACCCCGAGACGGACTTCGTCTCGCTGGTGCACGCCGAGGCGGCCACCGGCAACACCAACCCGGTCGCGGAGATCGCCGAGGTCGTACGGGCGCACGGCGCCCTGCTGATGCTGGACGCCGTGGCGTCGGTCGCGGCCGAGCCGCTGCTGCCCGACGCGTGGGGCGTGGACCTGTGCGTGATCGGCGCGCAGAAGGCGATGGGCGGTCCCGCGGGCGTGTCGGCGGTATCGGTCAGCGAGCGCGCCTGGGCCCGGCTGGCGGACAACCCCAGCGCCCCGCGGCGCTCGTACCTCTCGCTGCTCGACTGGAAGGAGCGCTGGATCGACACCGGCAGGCGCGCCCTTCCGCACGCGCCGGCGCAGCTGGAGATGGCGGCGCTGGACGCCTGCCTGGCCCGCATCGAGCGGACGGGCGCGGCCGTCGTGCGGGAGCGGCACGCGCGGGCCGCCGCGGCGACCCGCGCGGGTGTCCTCGCGCTGGGGGGCGGGTTCGCTCCGTACGTGCACGAGGCGGTGGCCGCGGCCCCGGTGGCGACGACGCTGCGCACGCCGGCCGGGGTGGACGCGTCCGCGCTGGTGGCGAAGGCGCTCGCGGCCGATCCCTCGCTCCCGCTGATCGCGGGTGGCGGAGCGCTCGCGACGCGGATGATCAGGGTGAACCACTACGGGCGGGACGCCACGGCGGAGGCGGTGACCGCGTCACTGACGGCCCTGGGCGACGCGCTGGCGGCCTCGGCCGGTGCGGACCGCGATCCGCTCGACACGCGGGCCGCGGCGCGCGCCGTGGCCGAGGCGTGGGCCTGA
- a CDS encoding amidohydrolase family protein has protein sequence MSDGTTAPALHVKGRVLLGPDEVVDELWVVGGRITHERPAGVRDVRTVTGWALPGLVDAHCHVGLDTHGPVDDATSEKQAIGDREAGALLLRDAGSPSDTRWIDDRDDLPKIIRAGRHIARTRRYIRNFAHEIEPDDLVAYVAREARRGDGWVKIVGDWIDREAGDLTACWPRGAVEAAIAEAHRLGARVTAHCFAEDSLRDLVEAGIDCVEHATGLTEDTIPLFARRGVAIVPTLVNIATFPQLAAGGAAKFPRWSAHLERLHERRYDTVRAAYDAGIPVYVGTDAGGSLGHGLVGAEVAELVKAGIPVVDALSATTWAARSWLGRPGLEEGAPADLVVYEEDPRAEVRVLTAPRRVVLNGRVVG, from the coding sequence ATGAGCGATGGGACGACAGCGCCGGCACTGCACGTGAAGGGCCGGGTGCTCCTCGGCCCCGACGAGGTCGTGGACGAGCTGTGGGTGGTGGGCGGCAGGATCACCCACGAACGGCCCGCGGGCGTCCGCGACGTGCGTACGGTCACCGGCTGGGCGCTGCCCGGCCTGGTCGACGCGCACTGCCACGTCGGCCTCGACACCCACGGCCCGGTGGACGACGCGACCAGCGAGAAGCAGGCGATCGGCGACCGCGAGGCGGGCGCGCTGCTGCTGCGCGACGCGGGTTCGCCGTCCGACACGCGCTGGATCGACGACCGCGACGACCTCCCGAAGATCATCCGGGCCGGCCGGCACATCGCACGCACCCGCCGCTACATCCGCAACTTCGCCCACGAGATCGAGCCCGACGACCTCGTCGCGTACGTGGCGCGCGAGGCGCGGCGCGGCGACGGCTGGGTCAAGATCGTCGGTGACTGGATCGACCGCGAAGCGGGCGACCTCACCGCGTGCTGGCCGCGTGGCGCCGTCGAGGCGGCCATCGCGGAGGCGCACCGGCTGGGCGCCCGGGTCACCGCGCACTGCTTCGCCGAGGACTCGCTGCGCGATCTGGTGGAGGCCGGCATCGACTGCGTCGAGCACGCCACGGGACTGACCGAGGACACCATCCCGCTGTTCGCGCGGCGGGGCGTCGCGATCGTGCCGACACTGGTGAACATCGCGACGTTCCCGCAGCTCGCCGCCGGGGGAGCGGCCAAGTTCCCCCGCTGGTCCGCGCATCTGGAGCGACTGCACGAGCGCCGCTACGACACTGTGCGCGCCGCCTACGACGCGGGCATCCCGGTCTACGTGGGCACCGACGCGGGCGGCTCGCTCGGCCACGGCCTGGTCGGCGCGGAGGTCGCCGAACTGGTGAAGGCGGGCATCCCGGTGGTGGACGCCCTGTCCGCGACGACCTGGGCGGCGCGGAGCTGGCTCGGCCGCCCGGGACTTGAGGAGGGCGCGCCCGCGGACCTCGTGGTCTACGAGGAGGACCCGCGCGCTGAGGTGCGGGTGCTGACGGCGCCGCGCCGGGTGGTGCTCAACGGGCGTGTGGTCGGCTGA
- a CDS encoding SCO1860 family LAETG-anchored protein, translating into MPARRYAAIAAAAALTAGPVLLAAPASATGVEGGGGAAHAAVLKAGLDVSLLNRSVDVPLNTSLNEVEAPRSADKKALSLTVDGVDKGKPFSMLSADVADARATVAGGKAEGYVNVAHAKVHVPGLPLLSLIEIQQVTSRATCEAGKHPVAASNLLGDVTVLGKRITLSTAGPTKVSVPGVGDVSLELSQTRTTSRTAAATALSLDVSVNPLKLNVADVQGSVKLATADCTTPRRSGSHGGGAPSKPTDPRTGAPSQAPAPASSAPDVTAQSASDPKPVPTAKENLAETGGSSTTPYIAGGAAVLLVAGAGAVVLAKRRTSQR; encoded by the coding sequence ATGCCCGCGCGTCGCTACGCCGCGATCGCGGCGGCGGCCGCGCTGACGGCGGGCCCCGTGCTCCTCGCGGCGCCCGCGTCGGCCACGGGCGTCGAGGGGGGCGGCGGGGCGGCCCACGCGGCCGTACTGAAGGCGGGACTCGACGTCTCCCTGCTCAACAGGTCCGTCGACGTACCGCTGAACACGTCGCTCAACGAGGTGGAGGCGCCGCGGAGCGCGGACAAGAAGGCGCTGAGCCTGACGGTCGACGGGGTGGACAAGGGAAAGCCGTTCAGCATGCTCAGCGCGGACGTCGCCGACGCGAGGGCGACCGTGGCGGGCGGGAAGGCGGAGGGCTATGTGAACGTGGCCCACGCGAAGGTGCACGTGCCAGGACTCCCGCTGCTCTCGCTGATCGAGATCCAGCAGGTCACCTCCAGGGCGACGTGCGAGGCCGGGAAGCACCCGGTCGCCGCCTCGAACCTGCTGGGCGACGTCACGGTGCTCGGCAAGCGGATCACGCTGTCGACGGCCGGCCCCACGAAGGTGAGCGTGCCGGGGGTGGGTGACGTCAGCCTGGAGCTGTCCCAGACCCGGACGACGTCGCGCACGGCGGCCGCCACGGCCCTCTCCCTCGACGTCTCCGTCAACCCGCTCAAACTGAACGTCGCGGACGTTCAGGGCTCGGTGAAGCTCGCCACGGCCGACTGCACGACGCCCAGGCGGTCGGGGTCCCACGGCGGCGGGGCGCCGTCGAAGCCGACCGACCCGCGAACGGGTGCCCCGTCCCAGGCGCCCGCGCCCGCCTCCTCCGCGCCGGACGTCACGGCGCAGAGCGCGTCGGACCCGAAGCCGGTCCCCACGGCGAAGGAGAACCTCGCGGAGACCGGCGGCAGTTCGACGACGCCGTACATCGCGGGCGGCGCCGCGGTCCTGCTGGTGGCGGGCGCGGGAGCCGTCGTCCTGGCGAAGCGGCGCACCTCGCAGCGCTGA